The genomic DNA AATCGCTTTTAatagtaaaaatataatttttgtaaataaattaaattttgttttttaaattgttcacAATTTTGCGTATCTCTCTCGTCCAATCTTTTGTGTAAATCAAGGGAAAAAGCAATTTCGGGTTTTGAttagttttgctgttttgagAAATGGAAAGGCCTTGCCCATGCAAGCGCCGTCTAAAAACCTGATCAGTGTTCTAATCTCAAAATACTTTTCAATCGAAatgatcaattttttatttactttgaatttttttcagcaatgatAAATCATGCGATATAATTGAATGGACGCCTCCTTTCACCGAACTGAATGAATATTCGCTTTTTCTACATATAATCGGCGATGATAGCAGCTTAACGGCAAATTATACTAAAAGTAGAATGCCAGTGATAGAAATATTTGGTAAGTAATTATTGAATATGAtaaattcagattcagatattttttttcCGTCGTGCCTGAATTATTGTATCAcacaagtaataaaaaaatgataacaaaaAGATCAATTGAAATAAAGAGACATGCAATATTTCCGCAACTGACGCGGGGCGCGAAAttgtcatcgtgtcagcgacaccgtgTTTTTCGAGTTCAGCAGCAGATGACCTCAAACAAAcgtcaaataaaattatttttcaacaaaattgaaaatagaatttggcaaaaacaaatcaaatcgAGAGAGTCAGAAGATTAGTGATTATATAAGTGAGTTTATCTTATTAACATCATGCTCAGATGTGCGCAAAgtaaacaaaacaacataaacTGCAAATTTCAGATAACAGAAGGGGAATTCCCTGCAACTGACAAGAGAaaagattataaaatatatataagtatcATTCGCCTCTATCTcatgaatattattttgcaaTGATTTCAAATTTAGAAGTATGAATAAATTTACTTCAAAATGCTCGAAATATCGAAAACGCCTCGTGTTGAAAAGACTAATGATATAGCAACAGGGTTCGGTAGTACAGTTAGGCATATGAAATGATCAgttttcacacaaccgtgcaaaGTATGACTTCCAGtgctacatatatatttatctagCCAAATAGTGTGATAttcctttttttaaatgataACAGGTATACATTTACGGAACATCCAGCCTTCGACTTGTATAATACTTCAAAGGCACAAATCATCCTGCCTTAATATAAACGTCGACACATGCTCGAAAGAAATTTGGCTGTCGGACATGGGTAATAATATATCGCCAATCAAACTCAAAAATTTCCGTAACATGACATTCCAAATAAAATACAGTTTCATCAAGTGTCTGGAAGCAGCTTATCCCGGTAAGAAATTCTATATCTATTTCGGTGTTGCTAAATATGGAAGACACATTatagtttaaaatattcaattttaaaataagatgTCCCTGTAATGGGCCCTTGTTATGTTCATTATCACTTTCTCTGTCGAAAATGGATGCAAATTGTGCAATTCAATAAGGTAAATAGAGGAAAGTGTATCCTTTCATCACGAATTCTGCATCAACAACATAGTTGAATGGTTGAATGTATCTATCATCTCGCTAACAACTGCTCTATGagtaacttggaattttcagcCTTGCATTCGGCAAACttaatattttctgaaatgtcATTTTCCCAGTTGCCATatgaattttgaaatgtttctcTTTTTGCCTTTTTTGCTAATCTCGGAAAGTCAACTTCTTGCGTAAACTAGAATgtgataattattatttatttatcgtTTAATTGTGTTGTGTAGACACTTGTTACTTTGTTCAAACTATATCTACAAAATCGGGAAAAACACATTCCACGAAACTAAATTagaaaaacaaatattgaaatgtaGCTCAGTTGAAATTGTACAGAACAATTTCAGATAGAACGAACCTAGCGTACTTACTTGTGTAAACAAACTTTTAtcatctttttatttaaaatatttcttcaaatttatatttctatGTTATTTGgtactgaaaaaaattatatattttctgaaatttttagtgcCACCATGTAAAGATTTtgtgcaaaaaatatataaagaaaaagAAACAACGGTGACCTCTCTTGCAATCGTCCTCGTTATTGTAACCTTCACTTTAGTGTGCTCGTTATCGAAGTAGGTATTTATTTCATCAGCTATTGTCGTTGTTGTCGGCTTCAGTAAAAGAAAGCCTTTTTTGTCAAAACTATATTTATTagtgaataaaaattaaaatagcaaAAGCAACATAACTGGATTTTCACTAAATTCTGAAAGCCAACAGCAACAGAATATATCGTTTATTTGCGTCTGCTAGTTTATGTAATCCTACAAACGTTGTCATATTAAAGGCATGACATTAGTCTTATACTTTTTCACCTATTTCCTCATaataaagataaacttttaggCTACTTCATGGAAATAAAAAAAGTGTCGTGTTAGCCGAGGACGTCCAGCCGGCGGATACGGAAGAACTCGGTCACATATATGGATGGTGGTAGTCCGGTTACAACATTGTATTATGTAGATATTATATCTGAAGTCAGTTATATTAAATGCTTTATTTGTTAGCTTtcttacatttttgttttggtCAATTTCGACagtttttatattcaaaaatgatttgggTCCATTTTTCTGTGGAATATTTATTTACGCTTTTACTTTGAATGAATCTTTTGAGATAAGCCTATAATATCACCCAGGTCTATCTCATAAcggtattgtaattttttcaatattataattgGGCAATTCGTGTAGAGCTTTGAAGCTGGGGAATTTTCACTCCTTACCCCGGATGCAAACTGAGCATGTTAAAAAGCGAC from Styela clava chromosome 12, kaStyClav1.hap1.2, whole genome shotgun sequence includes the following:
- the LOC120329893 gene encoding uncharacterized protein LOC120329893; amino-acid sequence: MKSAVISLQLLFAIALLGYYDVNGDSPIDVESEPDMVPPTPPTVATTPTPPKPPAPSTLKTAGEPSTTTEVLVDECLLGDDNCDSTSVCSDTPSFFDCICIEAGHAWNGTTCVNEEDEYEEPTNTSVCTMKSQIPEMREEIDGILKPIDARKSNDKSCDIIEWTPPFTELNEYSLFLHIIGDDSSLTANYTKSRMPVIEIFGIHLRNIQPSTCIILQRHKSSCLNINVDTCSKEIWLSDMGNNISPIKLKNFRNMTFQIKYSFIKCLEAAYPVPPCKDFVQKIYKEKETTVTSLAIVLVIVTFTLVCSLSKLLHGNKKSVVLAEDVQPADTEELGHIYGWW